The sequence ATGACACTGTGAACGAGGAAGGTTCGAGGGTGTGCCTTTTACCCCCTCAAGTATGAAATAAAGAATTTTTCAATCATCAAATTTAAGAAAAGCTAAACTAAACAAAAGCCCACAATTTTCCAAAATAATTTTTTGTTAGACATTTTTTTGTTATAATTTTTTGTCGATATGAAAGATATGTAAAACGCTAAGAGGAGGCAAAATGTTTAAAAATTTTAACGAAATTTTTGATTACCTAAAAGGCATTGGTAAGACACCTATTATTGTTGTAGGAGAAGATAAAGATTCAATTGAGGCTGTCTATGATGCATACAAGATAGGTATTGGCGAGGGAGTTTTTGTTTCCGACAAAACAAAGATTGAAAAACTATTAAAAGATTTTGACACGAGAGATTTTGTTAAAGAAATCATCCATGCGGAAACCGATGAAGAAAAAAGCAAATTTGCAGTTGAAGAGGTGAAATCGGGAGGGATCCTTTTAAAAGGCTCTGTAAAAACGGCAACACTTCTTAAAGCCGTTTTGAATAAGGAGTGGGGATTAAGGACCGATAAGATTATTACAAGTGTTGCTGCTTTTGAATCAAATTACGAGGGAAGAGAAAAGATCATACTTCTTTCAGATGGTGGAGTTGTGATAAAACCTGATATAGATACACTTATTAAGGAAATAGAGAATGCAGTTTTTGTTGCAAACAAACTTGGTAATCCACTTCCAAAAGTTGCACTTCTTTGTGCTGTTGAAGTTGTTAATCCTGATATGCCCGAGACACTCAACGCATCAATTATAAAAAAGATGTTTGATCGGGGGCAGATAAAAGGTTGTATTGTTGATGGTCCTCTTGCTCTTGATAATGCTCTTTCCATGTATGCAAAAGAAAAGAAAGGTATTGTTTCTGATGTTGCAGGAGATGCAGACATCCTCATTACACCCGATATAGTCTCTGGTAATATCCTTGGAAAATCCGTTGAATATATTGGAGGAAAACCTCTTGCCGTAACAGTAGTGGGTGCAGCAAAACCTATTATGATCCCATCAAGAGCAGATAGAGCAGAATCTAAACTCCGTTCGATTGCCTTGACTATGATTGCTTCTATGTAATCCTTTTACTGTAAAAAGAGATTTTGTTGTAAAATTTACATATGAAAGCATGGAAATTATTAATTTTATCTGGTATTTTGTTAGTTGTTTTTGGTTTGCTTCTCTTACT is a genomic window of Caldisericaceae bacterium containing:
- a CDS encoding phosphate butyryltransferase, translating into MFKNFNEIFDYLKGIGKTPIIVVGEDKDSIEAVYDAYKIGIGEGVFVSDKTKIEKLLKDFDTRDFVKEIIHAETDEEKSKFAVEEVKSGGILLKGSVKTATLLKAVLNKEWGLRTDKIITSVAAFESNYEGREKIILLSDGGVVIKPDIDTLIKEIENAVFVANKLGNPLPKVALLCAVEVVNPDMPETLNASIIKKMFDRGQIKGCIVDGPLALDNALSMYAKEKKGIVSDVAGDADILITPDIVSGNILGKSVEYIGGKPLAVTVVGAAKPIMIPSRADRAESKLRSIALTMIASM